The Gemmata palustris genome includes a region encoding these proteins:
- a CDS encoding ADP-ribosylglycohydrolase family protein, whose translation MNTPLPADHTDRMHRARLALTGLSVGDALGQTCFRDHNYEAILEDPRATARGPWPFTDDTEMAISVYDVLNEHGRIDQDRLAQRFAARYKAQPWRGYGGGAHRLLEQVGNGYPWRAVAEGVFPGGSFGNGSAMRIAPLAAYFADGDYSVVAKQARLSAEVTHAHPEGIAGAIATAVAGACVWRNRARPTEEATRRELFDAALAHTPTGLVRDGIERARTFTFDLSTESEVRLVGRGAAVVPFDLSIEPVVRALGNGSHISCQDTVPFCLWVAAMHLHNYQTALVQTIRARGDIDTNCAIVGGIVALAVGEKGIPNDWLAQREELVV comes from the coding sequence ATGAATACGCCACTACCCGCCGATCACACAGACCGCATGCACCGTGCGCGACTCGCCCTCACCGGCCTGTCCGTGGGTGACGCCCTCGGACAAACGTGTTTCCGCGACCACAACTATGAAGCGATCCTCGAAGACCCGCGTGCAACCGCGCGCGGCCCGTGGCCGTTTACCGATGATACCGAGATGGCGATCAGCGTCTACGACGTGCTGAACGAGCACGGCCGCATCGACCAGGATCGGCTCGCGCAGCGCTTCGCGGCCCGGTACAAGGCGCAGCCGTGGCGCGGCTACGGCGGGGGGGCACACCGGCTCCTGGAGCAAGTCGGCAACGGCTATCCGTGGCGCGCGGTAGCCGAGGGCGTGTTCCCCGGCGGCTCCTTCGGTAACGGTAGCGCGATGCGGATCGCCCCGCTCGCGGCGTACTTCGCGGACGGTGACTATTCCGTCGTCGCGAAGCAAGCACGGCTCTCGGCCGAAGTCACGCACGCGCACCCCGAGGGCATCGCGGGCGCCATCGCCACGGCCGTCGCGGGAGCGTGCGTGTGGAGGAACCGCGCGCGACCCACCGAGGAGGCCACGCGGCGCGAACTGTTCGACGCGGCACTCGCACACACGCCGACGGGACTGGTGCGAGACGGAATCGAGCGCGCCCGAACGTTCACCTTCGACCTCTCGACGGAATCCGAGGTCCGACTGGTCGGGCGCGGCGCGGCCGTGGTCCCATTTGACCTGTCCATCGAACCGGTGGTGCGGGCGCTCGGAAACGGTTCGCACATTTCCTGTCAGGACACGGTTCCGTTCTGTCTGTGGGTGGCCGCGATGCACCTCCACAACTACCAGACCGCCCTCGTACAGACCATCCGCGCACGGGGGGACATCGACACCAACTGCGCGATCGTCGGCGGCATCGTGGCGCTCGCGGTGGGCGAGAAGGGCATCCCGAACGACTGGCTCGCTCAGCGCGAAGAACTGGTCGTGTGA
- a CDS encoding transposase, producing MKRVRCGAKDDLLQGVPGIGPVVSRVLVSELPELGTLSNKRIASLVGVAPMSRDSGRMSGTRSIAGGRGAFGGLYMAILSAVRYNEPIRAFYQKRRKAGKAIKVAQVAAMRKPSSSLMP from the coding sequence TTGAAGCGCGTCCGGTGTGGCGCCAAGGACGACCTGCTCCAAGGGGTTCCGGGCATCGGACCGGTCGTGAGCCGGGTGCTGGTGAGCGAGCTCCCGGAGCTGGGAACGCTCTCGAACAAGCGGATCGCGTCGCTCGTGGGCGTGGCCCCGATGAGCCGCGACAGTGGCCGGATGTCGGGCACCCGTTCGATCGCCGGCGGGCGCGGGGCGTTCGGCGGCCTGTACATGGCGATCCTCTCGGCCGTGCGGTACAACGAGCCGATCCGCGCGTTCTATCAGAAGCGGCGAAAGGCGGGTAAAGCGATCAAGGTCGCGCAGGTGGCGGCGATGCGCAAGCCCTCGTCATCCTTAATGCCATGA
- a CDS encoding ABC transporter ATP-binding protein, whose product MPEDVIEIDRLVVRYRGKSALDGLNLRVPRGSVYAFLGDNGAGKTTTMKILTGQAPPDTGRASILGLDCWAKATELRFRVGYMPERPRFYEWMSVGDIGWFTAAFHRAGFLERYREWAGKLGLDSAKRLKDLSKGGYARVGLALALAPDPEVLLLDEPTSGLDLLTRRDFLASLADLAASGRTIFITSHSIAELERACTHVGLLRDGQMILSAPLEEVRKKIRRLSLRFTDGPPDPSGLGTVLERYGTGHYWQVLVKDPNPEAVAALRRRTDVSDFEDVSVSLEEVYAALMARAAGPGETGAVPMVQKVE is encoded by the coding sequence ATGCCCGAAGACGTGATCGAAATCGACCGCCTCGTAGTGCGTTACCGCGGGAAATCGGCCCTTGATGGGTTGAACCTGCGGGTGCCACGCGGGTCCGTGTACGCCTTCCTGGGCGACAACGGTGCGGGCAAGACCACCACGATGAAGATCCTCACGGGGCAGGCGCCGCCCGACACCGGGCGCGCCAGCATCCTGGGGCTGGACTGCTGGGCAAAGGCCACGGAGCTACGGTTCCGCGTCGGGTACATGCCGGAGCGCCCGCGATTTTATGAGTGGATGAGCGTCGGCGACATCGGCTGGTTCACGGCCGCGTTCCACCGCGCGGGGTTCCTGGAGCGCTACCGCGAGTGGGCCGGCAAGCTCGGGCTCGACTCCGCCAAGCGCCTTAAAGACCTCTCGAAGGGCGGGTACGCCCGGGTGGGGTTGGCCCTCGCGCTCGCCCCGGACCCGGAAGTGTTGCTCCTCGACGAACCGACCTCCGGGCTGGACCTGCTCACGCGCCGCGACTTCCTCGCGAGCCTCGCGGACCTTGCCGCGAGCGGGCGCACGATATTCATCACGAGCCACTCGATCGCCGAACTCGAACGGGCCTGCACGCACGTCGGGCTGCTCCGGGACGGGCAGATGATCCTGTCGGCCCCGCTGGAAGAGGTGCGGAAGAAGATCCGGCGCCTCAGCCTGCGGTTCACCGACGGCCCGCCCGACCCGTCCGGCCTCGGAACGGTCCTGGAGCGCTACGGCACCGGGCACTACTGGCAGGTGCTCGTGAAAGACCCCAACCCCGAAGCGGTCGCGGCCCTCCGCCGGCGCACCGACGTCTCCGATTTCGAGGACGTGTCGGTGTCGCTCGAAGAGGTGTACGCCGCACTGATGGCGCGGGCCGCGGGGCCGGGCGAGACCGGCGCGGTGCCGATGGTGCAGAAGGTCGAGTAG